CCGGAACCTCGTCTGCGGGAGCGATAATCGAGTAGGAGATGTCGCCGTAGGTGTCGTGGTAGATACCGCCGCCGCCGGTGTTGCGCCGAATCACGTCGATGCCCGCCCGCTCGCAGGCGGCCCAGTCGACGCTCTCGGGAGCCTGGCGATAGCCGAGCGAGAGAGTGCTCGGTTCCCACTGGTACAGCCGGACGGTTCGGGGACCACCGGACGCGGCGGTTCGAGCGGCGGCCTCGTCGTAGGCCATCGCCTCACCGCCCGGCAGCGTTTGCTCGCGGAGCAGTCGCCACGCGTCGCTCATTCGACGAAGGTCTGGTCGTGGAGGCGGTCGGTGACCTCATCGAGCAGCGTCTGCAGGTGGACCGTGTCCTCGCGGTTGTAGGAGATGAGCGTCTCCAGCGAGCCGTCCTGGCCGCGCTCGTGTTCGCGCCACAGTCGGACGGCGTCGCGCCCGGAGATGTCGGGCCGGTCGCGCTCGATACCCACCTCCGGTTCGATGGCTTTCAGCCCGCCGGACAGCCCCACCTTCTTCGCGGCGTACATCGCGTCGATGTGGGGCGTGTCGATGTCGAGGTCGAACGACTCTTCGAGGAACGGTACGTCGAATGAGGCTCCGTTGAACGTGACGAGCAGGGAGCCGTCCAACTGCTCGCGGAGGTTCCCGGCCGTGAGGTCGTCCCCGCGGACGAGGGTCGTGGTGTCGCCGTCCCGGTGGAACGAGACCGTCGTTACGTCGTCGCGTTCGGGGGAGAGCCCGGTCGTCTCGATATCGAAGAAGACGGTGTCATCACGGAAGTTCTCGTAACAGCGCCACAGCTCGCTCGACGGGAATCGCTCGCCGAAAAAGCGGCTGTCCTCGCGGTCGAGGCGGTCGCGGGCGGTGTCGATGAACGCCTCGATTCGCTCGCCGGTGGTCGGGCCGACGTGGCTGGGGTCGAAGCTGTCCCAGTCGGTAGCCCCCGCCTTCCAGAGCTTTC
This portion of the Halosegnis longus genome encodes:
- a CDS encoding ribonuclease H-like domain-containing protein; amino-acid sequence: MRIENSFIPVSGVGETTERKLWKAGATDWDSFDPSHVGPTTGERIEAFIDTARDRLDREDSRFFGERFPSSELWRCYENFRDDTVFFDIETTGLSPERDDVTTVSFHRDGDTTTLVRGDDLTAGNLREQLDGSLLVTFNGASFDVPFLEESFDLDIDTPHIDAMYAAKKVGLSGGLKAIEPEVGIERDRPDISGRDAVRLWREHERGQDGSLETLISYNREDTVHLQTLLDEVTDRLHDQTFVE